A window of the Electrophorus electricus isolate fEleEle1 chromosome 11, fEleEle1.pri, whole genome shotgun sequence genome harbors these coding sequences:
- the bag2 gene encoding BAG family molecular chaperone regulator 2: MAQAKINAKINDAAKGGKFCRSISMADRSMRLLESLDQIEMRVEALREAATAMEQEKECLLEMIQSIQNSQEMRTICDGEREELDLTANRLMSRTLTVQVSVDTIRNPQQEDALRKATAIIDEIVAKVLEDLEGAKRSLRALHAACVTDAGPVPIDQKFQSIVISCALEDQKKIKRRLETLIRNMNNTERTIKIMTYQKVDESKNDSGSGK; encoded by the exons ATGGCCCAAGCAAAAATTAACGCAAAAATTAACGATGCCGCGAAAGGAGGCAAATTTTGCAGGTCGATTTCAATGGCGGATCGATCTATGCGATTGCTGGAGAGTCTGGATCAAATTGAAATGAG GGTGGAGGCACTAAGAGAGGCGGCCACAGCAatggagcaagagaaagagtgCTTACTAGAAATGATTCAATCCATTCAGAACAGCCAGGAAATGCGAACCATATGTGACG gagaaagagaagagctCGATCTGACTGCCAACAGGCTCATGAGTAGGACTCTAACTGTGCAGGTTTCCGTAGATACGATCCGAAACCCACAGCAAGAAGATGCGCTGAGAAAAGCCACGGCCATTATTGATGAGATAGTCGCTAAAGTGCTTGAAGACTTGGAGGGCGCAAAGAGGAGTTTGCGGGCTTTGCACGCGGCTTGTGTCACAGATGCAGGCCCTGTGCCCATTGATCAGAAGTTTCAAAGCATAGTAATCAGCTGTGCGCTGGAAGACCAGAAGAAAATCAAGCGGCGACTTGAAACCCTGATAAGGAACATGAACAATACAGAACGAACAATTAAAATCATGACCTACCAGAAGGTTGATGAATCTAAGAATGACAGTGGCAGTGGTAAATAA